A single window of uncultured Methanospirillum sp. DNA harbors:
- a CDS encoding phenylalanine--tRNA ligase subunit alpha has product MQLALNEKRLLLELSRIGSSSPEKLAEILDRPTESVIQYGGLLSQKGLAVVDRNVTTRLVLTEEGSQYSSEGLPERQLYNSFAESSSIADLNKHPHARIGLGWMKRIGWVKIENGQVVKAGTADKSPIEIGLSSPDTASPDVRKELIKRGLAVEEESVQYSISITEDGKKLAASGLNLIEETGTLTSDQISSGAWRDLTLRRYDITKKPRPVWPGKIHPYQRLINEMRRILLDMGFTELYGSIVQGAFWNFDALFQPQDHPAREMQDTFHLKERSDLPVGWEKVRDIHEHGGETSSCGWGGRWDPEKAKATVLRTHTTSLSIQHLATHPNPPEKAFCIGRVYRRETIDPTHLPEFEQLEGIVMDEDVSFRHLLGYLKEFYGRMGFTNVRFRPAYFPYTEPSVEPEVWIDGLGWVELGGAGIFREEVTDPWGVTSPVLAWGLGVSRVAMLRMGLSDLRELYQSDIDWVRRTPVMNGGDY; this is encoded by the coding sequence ATGCAATTAGCACTGAACGAGAAGCGGTTACTTCTTGAACTGTCCCGTATTGGATCATCAAGTCCGGAAAAACTTGCAGAGATCCTGGATCGCCCTACAGAGTCTGTCATCCAGTACGGCGGCCTGCTCTCACAGAAAGGGCTAGCCGTTGTTGATCGGAACGTCACCACGAGGCTTGTCCTCACTGAAGAAGGCTCCCAGTACTCCTCTGAAGGGCTTCCTGAACGCCAACTCTACAACTCTTTTGCTGAATCATCATCGATAGCAGATCTGAACAAGCATCCTCATGCCAGAATCGGACTCGGCTGGATGAAGAGGATCGGTTGGGTGAAGATCGAAAATGGTCAGGTCGTCAAGGCAGGCACCGCAGATAAGTCTCCTATTGAGATCGGTCTCTCTTCTCCTGATACTGCCTCTCCTGATGTCAGAAAAGAACTCATCAAACGTGGTCTGGCAGTTGAAGAAGAGTCTGTTCAGTACTCTATCAGTATCACTGAAGATGGCAAGAAACTTGCAGCATCAGGTCTGAACCTAATTGAAGAGACCGGAACACTGACCAGTGATCAGATCAGTTCCGGAGCATGGCGTGATCTCACCCTTCGAAGGTATGATATCACCAAGAAGCCTCGTCCGGTCTGGCCTGGTAAGATCCACCCATACCAGCGGCTCATCAATGAGATGCGAAGAATCCTTCTTGACATGGGATTCACCGAGCTCTACGGCTCGATAGTCCAGGGAGCATTCTGGAACTTTGATGCCCTCTTCCAGCCCCAGGATCATCCGGCCAGGGAGATGCAGGACACGTTCCATCTCAAGGAACGTTCAGATCTTCCTGTTGGTTGGGAGAAGGTCAGGGACATTCACGAGCACGGGGGTGAAACCTCCTCATGTGGCTGGGGTGGCAGATGGGACCCTGAAAAAGCAAAGGCAACAGTCCTCAGGACCCATACGACATCACTCTCGATACAGCACCTTGCAACCCATCCGAATCCTCCTGAGAAAGCGTTCTGTATCGGCAGGGTATACCGGAGAGAGACGATCGATCCAACCCATCTCCCGGAGTTTGAACAACTTGAAGGGATCGTGATGGATGAGGATGTCAGTTTCCGCCACCTGCTCGGATACCTTAAAGAGTTCTACGGCAGGATGGGCTTTACAAATGTCAGGTTCAGACCTGCTTACTTCCCGTACACCGAACCGAGTGTAGAGCCCGAGGTCTGGATCGACGGGCTCGGCTGGGTTGAACTGGGAGGGGCGGGAATATTCAGGGAAGAGGTCACTGATCCGTGGGGAGTCACAAGCCCGGTTCTTGCTTGGGGTCTGGGTGTCTCACGGGTTGCCATGCTCAGGATGGGCCTCTCTGATCTCCGTGAACTTTATCAGAGTGACATCGACTGGGTCAGACGGACACCGGTCATGAACGGAGGTGACTACTGA
- a CDS encoding nucleotidyltransferase substrate binding protein, with protein sequence MSTPDDIRYKQRLVNFCKAEKMLTEAVGLYYNRPLTPIEKQGFIKTFEFTFELAWKVMKDYIMYQGDPDVMGSRDVIRKAFSLGLIKDGDTWISMIASRNLTSHTYDEKTMEETLALIAGEYHPLFEAFLERMEQIADSN encoded by the coding sequence ATGAGTACTCCCGATGATATCAGATATAAACAAAGATTAGTAAATTTCTGCAAGGCAGAGAAGATGCTGACCGAGGCGGTAGGCCTATATTATAACCGACCTCTGACACCGATTGAAAAACAGGGATTTATCAAAACATTTGAATTCACGTTTGAACTTGCCTGGAAAGTGATGAAGGATTACATCATGTACCAGGGAGATCCTGATGTAATGGGTTCACGCGATGTGATACGGAAAGCATTCTCTCTTGGGCTTATAAAGGATGGTGATACCTGGATCAGTATGATTGCAAGCAGAAATCTTACCAGCCATACCTATGATGAAAAGACAATGGAAGAAACTCTTGCTCTGATTGCAGGGGAGTACCATCCGTTGTTTGAAGCTTTTTTAGAGAGGATGGAACAGATTGCAGATTCAAACTAG
- a CDS encoding nucleotidyltransferase domain-containing protein → MQIQTSIQGLSEEQTECIRKILSSCSHLEKAVIFGSRAMGTNRPGSDIDIALFGDNLTIHDKISLMTRIDDLDLPYETDLIHVQSVTNQELLAHISRVGKVIYERSQ, encoded by the coding sequence TTGCAGATTCAAACTAGCATTCAAGGACTTTCTGAAGAACAAACTGAATGTATCAGAAAGATCCTCTCCTCCTGCTCTCATCTTGAAAAGGCAGTTATATTTGGATCACGGGCAATGGGCACAAACCGGCCAGGTTCAGATATTGACATAGCCCTATTCGGAGACAATCTTACAATACACGATAAAATATCACTCATGACCAGAATTGATGATCTTGATCTGCCATATGAGACAGATCTCATTCATGTTCAGAGCGTCACAAACCAGGAACTGTTAGCCCACATCTCTCGTGTTGGAAAAGTGATCTATGAGAGATCACAATGA
- a CDS encoding tryptophan--tRNA ligase has translation MESSINPWASSDQSVDIERLYTEFGIERMDAVVDELPELPYFMKRGIVFGHRDYGRITKAIVNHDPFHVLTGFMPSGHPHLGHLMVMKEVVWHVQQGGNGYICVADREAHAVRNLTWEQCQKYGDEYLSCLFALGYDGETYLQSQNRVVQDLAFEASTKVNFSEMSAIYGFTPETDIGHALSVLTQVSDILYPQVDDEPAPTVVPAGLDQDPHVRLTRGVAHKLRMFTVEDRDTHISIRSKEAPIEAMDAVQKAFKGSKRYEGHIDVTGVPHVIVSKTVRAIEQANGGYGFVTPSATYHRFMPGLTGGKMSSSVPESIIGFYEDDKVVSKKIMSALTGGRMTLQEQKELGGEADKCPVYLLNLFHMVTDDADLAEIHRRCKAGELMCGQCKKDTAARVLAFLGEFREKMAATSDVLASRS, from the coding sequence ATGGAATCAAGCATAAACCCATGGGCTTCTTCAGATCAATCTGTAGATATTGAACGGCTTTATACAGAGTTCGGAATTGAGCGGATGGATGCAGTCGTTGACGAGCTCCCTGAATTGCCATACTTCATGAAGAGGGGTATCGTCTTCGGTCACCGCGATTATGGCCGGATTACAAAAGCTATCGTAAATCATGATCCGTTTCATGTACTGACCGGGTTCATGCCCTCCGGTCATCCCCACCTCGGTCACCTGATGGTGATGAAAGAGGTGGTCTGGCATGTACAGCAGGGTGGAAACGGGTACATCTGTGTTGCAGACCGTGAGGCCCATGCGGTCAGGAATCTCACCTGGGAGCAGTGCCAAAAATACGGGGATGAATATCTCTCCTGCCTGTTTGCCCTCGGGTACGATGGTGAAACCTACCTACAGAGCCAGAACCGCGTCGTCCAGGATCTGGCCTTTGAGGCATCAACCAAGGTTAACTTCTCTGAGATGAGTGCGATCTACGGGTTTACTCCAGAGACTGACATAGGTCATGCCCTGAGTGTGCTCACCCAGGTATCGGATATCCTCTATCCGCAGGTTGATGATGAACCTGCCCCAACAGTTGTACCTGCCGGACTGGATCAGGATCCACATGTCAGACTCACGAGGGGCGTAGCACACAAACTTAGGATGTTCACGGTTGAGGACCGGGACACTCATATCAGCATCAGATCCAAGGAAGCACCTATAGAAGCCATGGATGCCGTGCAGAAGGCGTTCAAAGGCTCGAAGCGGTATGAAGGACACATTGATGTTACCGGTGTTCCCCACGTGATCGTCTCAAAGACGGTCAGGGCTATCGAACAGGCCAACGGCGGGTACGGGTTTGTGACCCCGTCGGCAACGTATCATCGGTTCATGCCAGGTCTTACCGGCGGAAAAATGTCATCAAGTGTGCCTGAAAGCATCATCGGGTTCTATGAGGATGACAAGGTTGTCAGTAAGAAGATCATGTCTGCCCTTACCGGTGGACGGATGACCCTGCAGGAACAGAAAGAACTCGGTGGGGAGGCAGATAAGTGTCCGGTCTACTTGCTGAACCTCTTCCACATGGTGACCGACGATGCTGACCTTGCAGAGATTCACCGGCGGTGCAAGGCAGGAGAACTGATGTGCGGACAGTGCAAGAAGGATACTGCTGCACGGGTCCTAGCGTTTCTCGGCGAGTTCAGGGAGAAGATGGCAGCAACATCAGATGTTCTTGCCAGTAGATCCTGA
- the endA gene encoding tRNA-intron lyase, which produces MKARLESGHVMLGQDGLTLYEQSGFGRPLKEGVRLSPVEALYLVYRGRIEVPGFDFDSLLVHFSGDVHVLRSFLVYRDIRERGYVVQTGPQDFRIFKRGEKPGKGESLYMLRVLSERDLIDFAVVRKEVQATVNMRKRHVLAAVDDEFELTYYEVKIQKPAPIEETERPEPVNGLLSSRSVIIPAAPESAYDHAFYGKRFDDERIVLSTIESISLMEQGLVAVKHEGRNITAKEYRDMIREFDTEMEPKLTVYQHLRSLNYIPKTGYKFGHHFRVYLGRKVHSEMLVQAIEPDTTLPMNIISRSVRMAHSVKKKMLFGCIHAEGIAYVEFARIKL; this is translated from the coding sequence GTGAAGGCGAGGCTAGAAAGCGGGCACGTCATGCTTGGGCAGGACGGATTAACCCTGTATGAACAGAGCGGTTTTGGAAGGCCGCTGAAAGAGGGAGTCCGTCTCTCTCCGGTTGAAGCCCTGTACCTGGTATATCGTGGCCGGATCGAGGTACCCGGGTTTGACTTTGACTCGCTCCTTGTCCATTTCTCCGGCGATGTCCATGTTCTCAGGTCCTTCCTGGTGTACCGGGATATTCGAGAACGGGGATATGTCGTCCAGACAGGACCGCAGGATTTCAGGATATTTAAGCGTGGTGAAAAACCTGGAAAAGGAGAGTCACTATACATGCTCCGTGTCCTCTCTGAGCGTGACCTTATCGACTTTGCCGTTGTCAGGAAAGAGGTCCAGGCGACTGTGAACATGCGAAAACGTCATGTCCTTGCAGCGGTGGACGACGAGTTCGAGCTCACTTACTACGAGGTAAAGATCCAGAAGCCCGCTCCCATCGAAGAGACAGAGCGGCCTGAACCTGTCAACGGTCTCCTTTCAAGCAGATCGGTGATAATTCCGGCAGCACCTGAATCAGCATATGATCATGCATTTTACGGCAAACGCTTCGATGATGAACGGATCGTCCTCTCAACGATAGAGTCGATATCCCTGATGGAACAGGGACTGGTCGCCGTGAAGCATGAGGGTCGGAATATTACCGCCAAAGAGTACCGCGATATGATTCGCGAGTTCGATACCGAGATGGAACCGAAACTCACTGTGTATCAGCATCTGCGATCCCTGAACTACATCCCTAAAACCGGGTATAAGTTCGGGCATCACTTCAGGGTATACCTGGGAAGAAAAGTCCACTCCGAGATGCTGGTCCAGGCCATTGAGCCCGACACCACACTTCCGATGAATATCATCTCACGCTCGGTCAGGATGGCACACAGCGTGAAAAAGAAGATGCTGTTCGGCTGCATACATGCTGAAGGCATCGCGTACGTAGAGTTTGCACGAATTAAACTCTGA